From Nicotiana tabacum cultivar K326 chromosome 22, ASM71507v2, whole genome shotgun sequence, one genomic window encodes:
- the LOC107803660 gene encoding uncharacterized protein LOC107803660 translates to MAVNMNIKELLVIVDSDILINQVQWEWSTKNVKILTYLYYVKELFKRFMKIEFKHVPKIWNEFADALATLSSMIQHLDNNYIDPIEVEIRGQYAYNFHVEDPYGKPWYHDIRRFVKIREYPENATNSQKRALRRLANHSFHNREVMFQRTQDLGLLRCVDADEATKLLEEIHTGMCGALMTGFTLAKKILRAGYFWMTVESDSIRNTQKCHQC, encoded by the coding sequence ATGGCAGTCAACATGAATATAAAAGAACTATTAGTCATAGTGGATTCTGATATATTGATAAATCAAGTCCAATGGGAGTGGTCTACCAAAAATGTCAAGATCCTTACGTACCTGTACTATGTAAAAGAGTTATTCAAGAGGTTCATGAAGATTGAATTCAAGCATGTTCCCAAGATCTggaacgagtttgctgatgctCTTGCAACCTtatcatctatgattcagcatcTAGATAATAATTATATCGACCCTATCGAGGTAGAGATCAGGGGTCAATATGCGTACAATTTTCATGTAGAAGATCCATACGGTAAACCATGGTACCACGACATCAGAAGATTCGTAAAAATAAGAGAATACCCGGAGAATGCTACTAATAGTCAGAAGAGAGCACTTAGGAGGTTGGCAAATCATTCTTTCCATAACAGGGAAGTCATGTTCCAGAGGACCCAAGACTTgggtttgttgagatgtgtggATGCCGATGAAGCAACCAAATTATTGGAAGAAATACATACAGGAATGTGCGGAGCCCTCATGACCGGTTTCACATTAGCCAAGAAGATCTTGAGAgccggatacttttggatgaccgtGGAAAGTGATAGTATCCGCAACACgcagaagtgtcaccagtgcTAG